The following are encoded in a window of Gossypium raimondii isolate GPD5lz chromosome 13, ASM2569854v1, whole genome shotgun sequence genomic DNA:
- the LOC105782130 gene encoding multiple organellar RNA editing factor 3, mitochondrial isoform X2, with protein sequence MACLNARRSLSTLLSRALTASSSSSFPSRSRLTVALLNKTPVFIPEATKILTRTKTSGSGYSPLNDPSPNSSSPRPSVLLDDSSYEHWLIILEFPERPKPLEEEMIDAYVKTLASVVGSEEEAKKRIYSICTTRYTGFRAFFSEDLIDELRELPRVRWVLPVRHCSQDHYYAEDFFVDGKVLHRPQFPWVGVPNSSHRVGGCGDHELWLITFEFREEPSFEEKIDFYVKTLASIVGSEEEAKRRIYAVGGRLTRYTGFRAVMSEEMAYELEGLPLVEGVYRDSEVEYDEDFEGGICLLMEKLFLDQPLVARND encoded by the exons ATGGCTTGCCTCAATGCCCGACGATCTCTATCCACCCTTTTAAGCCGCGCCCTcactgcttcttcttcttcttcctttccttCCCGTTCTCGCCTCACTGTTGCACTCCTCAACAAAACCCCAGTTTTTATCCCCGAAGCAACCAAAATCCTGACCCGAACCAAGACATCCGGGTCCGGCTACTCGCCTTTGAACGACCCATCTCCTAACAGTAGTAGCCCACGACCATCGGTTCTCCTAGATGACAGTTCTTATGAGCATTGGCTTATCATTTTGGAATTCCCAGAACGCCCGAAACCTTTGGAAGAAGAAATGATCGATGCCTATGTTAAAACCCTCGCTTCTGTTGTCGGCag TGAAGAGGAAGCGAAAAAGAGAATATACTCTATTTGTACAACGAGGTATACTGGTTTTCGTGCTTTTTTCTCTGAGGATTTGATTGATGAACTTAGAG AGTTACCTCGTGTACGCTGGGTTTTACCAGTTCGGCATTGTAGCCAAGATCATTATTATGCAG AGGATTTTTTTGTTGATGGCAAAGTCCTTCATAGACCGCAATTTCCATGGGTTGGCGTTCCAAATAGCAGCCACAGAGTTGGAGGATGTGGTGATCATGAGCTTTGGCTTATCACTTTTGAATTCCGGGAAGAACCTTCTTTTGAAGAAAAGATTGATTTCTATGTTAAAACCCTCGCTTCTATTGTCGGCAG TGAAGAGGAAGCGAAAAGAAGAATATACGCTGTAGGTGGTAGACTAACGAGGTATACTGGGTTTCGTGCTGTTATGTCTGAGGAGATGGCTTATGAACTTGAAG GGTTACCTCTTGTAGAAGGCGTTTATCGGGATTCAGAGGTCGAATATGATGAAGATTTTGAAGGA GGCATTTGCTTGTTGATGGAAAAATTGTTCTTAGACCAACCTCTTGTAGCACGAAACGACTAG
- the LOC105782130 gene encoding multiple organellar RNA editing factor 3, mitochondrial isoform X1, whose translation MACLNARRSLSTLLSRALTASSSSSFPSRSRLTVALLNKTPVFIPEATKILTRTKTSGSGYSPLNDPSPNSSSPRPSVLLDDSSYEHWLIILEFPERPKPLEEEMIDAYVKTLASVVGSEEEAKKRIYSICTTRYTGFRAFFSEDLIDELRELPRVRWVLPVRHCSQDHYYAEDFFVDGKVLHRPQFPWVGVPNSSHRVGGCGDHELWLITFEFREEPSFEEKIDFYVKTLASIVGSEEEAKRRIYAVGGRLTRYTGFRAVMSEEMAYELEGHLLVDGKIVLRPTSCSTKRLEGGKLPGLLHFLQEQILDVIYWEESKSNGGGKN comes from the exons ATGGCTTGCCTCAATGCCCGACGATCTCTATCCACCCTTTTAAGCCGCGCCCTcactgcttcttcttcttcttcctttccttCCCGTTCTCGCCTCACTGTTGCACTCCTCAACAAAACCCCAGTTTTTATCCCCGAAGCAACCAAAATCCTGACCCGAACCAAGACATCCGGGTCCGGCTACTCGCCTTTGAACGACCCATCTCCTAACAGTAGTAGCCCACGACCATCGGTTCTCCTAGATGACAGTTCTTATGAGCATTGGCTTATCATTTTGGAATTCCCAGAACGCCCGAAACCTTTGGAAGAAGAAATGATCGATGCCTATGTTAAAACCCTCGCTTCTGTTGTCGGCag TGAAGAGGAAGCGAAAAAGAGAATATACTCTATTTGTACAACGAGGTATACTGGTTTTCGTGCTTTTTTCTCTGAGGATTTGATTGATGAACTTAGAG AGTTACCTCGTGTACGCTGGGTTTTACCAGTTCGGCATTGTAGCCAAGATCATTATTATGCAG AGGATTTTTTTGTTGATGGCAAAGTCCTTCATAGACCGCAATTTCCATGGGTTGGCGTTCCAAATAGCAGCCACAGAGTTGGAGGATGTGGTGATCATGAGCTTTGGCTTATCACTTTTGAATTCCGGGAAGAACCTTCTTTTGAAGAAAAGATTGATTTCTATGTTAAAACCCTCGCTTCTATTGTCGGCAG TGAAGAGGAAGCGAAAAGAAGAATATACGCTGTAGGTGGTAGACTAACGAGGTATACTGGGTTTCGTGCTGTTATGTCTGAGGAGATGGCTTATGAACTTGAAG GGCATTTGCTTGTTGATGGAAAAATTGTTCTTAGACCAACCTCTTGTAGCACGAAACGACTAGAGGGGGGGAAACTGCCGGGATTATTACATTTCCTGCAAGAGCAGATCCTTGACGTTATTTATTGGGAAGAATCCAAAAGCAACGGCGGTGGCAAAAACTGA